A region of Vespula vulgaris chromosome 1, iyVesVulg1.1, whole genome shotgun sequence DNA encodes the following proteins:
- the LOC127062928 gene encoding sorting nexin-27 isoform X2, whose product MLTCYMTAVQCEWLEIRKRRHANLLYPEIQLKDSSKARNNVNVEGATHKQVVDLIKSGGDVLTLTVISVTPQEAERLEPCEDLSYPPIDYSEKRSLPISVPDYHVRERKHERYVVFNVHMAGRHLCSRRYREFAALHMALKKEFIGFNFPKLPGKWPFQLTEQQLDARRRGLEQYLEKICAVRVIAESDAMQEFLTDKLDEDGDQGPAVDLKVLLPDREVVTVTVVKAALVKDVYDAVCSRVGLDSETAKYFYLFEIVEYNFERKLQPHEHPHTLYIQNYSTASATCLAIRRWLFNVNRSLSEQALTWIFWQTVDEVNRGHISAGERLYQLKALQDASRKHEYLKLARELSGYGDIVFPHCACDSRKEGHVVAAVGMAAFKLHAAKEDGTLESQVVEFQWNTITRWEVDDEGMAFCFQYTRQDNRPPRWLKVFTPYYTFLSDCFDRIAEEAKWDDPGE is encoded by the exons atgttaacgTGTTACATGACGGCGGTGCAGTGCGAATGGTTGGAGATTCGTAAGAGACGACACGCGAACTTGTTGTATCCCGAAATCCAATTAAAAGACTCGTCCAAGGCCCG caACAACGTGAACGTTGAGGGTGCCACTCACAAGCAGGTCGTCGACTTGATAAAGTCTGGTGGTGACGTACTGACGTTGACGGTGATATCCGTGACACCACAAGAAGCTGAAAGGCTAGAACCTTGTGAGGATCTAAG CTATCCACCGATAGACTATAGCGAGAAACGATCCTTACCCATTAGTGTACCGGATTACCATGTCCGTGAAAGGAAACACGAACGTTACGTTGTTTTCAATGTACACATGGCTGGAAGGCATCTGTGTTCTAGACGTTATCGTGAATTCGCTGCCCTTCATATGGCCCTGAAAAAGGAATTTATTGGATTTAATTTTCCGAAGTTACCTGGAAAATGGCCTTTTCA ATTGACGGAACAGCAATTGGATGCCAGAAGACGAGGTTTGGAACAGTATCTTGAAAAAATCTGTGCCGTACGTGTAATTGCCGAGAGCGATGCTATGCAAGAATTTCTAACCGATAAGTTAGACGAGGACGGTGACCAAGGTCCAGCGGTTGACCTAAAGGTTCTTTTACCTGATCGCGAGGTCGTTACCGTGACGGTCGTGAAAGCTGCTTTGGTCAAGGACGTCTACGATGCGGTGTGTAGTAGAGTCGGACTTGATTCGGAAACCGCCAAGTATTTTTACCTCTTCGAGATAGTCGAGTACAATTTCGAGAGGAAACTTCAACCTCACGAGCACCCGCACACACTTTATATTCAGAATTACTCGACGGCGAGTGCGACGTGCCTAGCGATAAGGAGGTGGTTGTTCAATGTAAATAGGTCTCTTAGCGAGCAAGCCCTGACGTGGATCTTTTGGCAGACCGTTGACGAGGTCAACAGGGGACACATTAGCGCTGGCGAACGATTGTATCAGTTGAAGGCCCTTCAGGATGCATCTAGAAAGCACGAG TATTTAAAATTGGCGAGAGAGTTGAGCGGATACGGCGATATCGTCTTTCCACATTGCGCTTGCGACTCCAGGAAGGAAGGACACGTTGTCGCAGCGGTTGGCATGGCAGCATTTAAATTACATGCAGCGAAAGAGGATGGTACCTTAGAATCTCAAGTAGTCGAATTTCAATGGAACACCATAACCAGATGGGAGGTAGACGATGAAGGCATGGCCTTTTGTTTTCAATATACTCGACAAGATAATAGGCCGCCACGTTGGTTGAAAGTTTTCACACCTTAT tATACCTTCTTGTCTGATTGCTTCGATCGAATAGCAGAAGAGGCGAAGTGGGACGATCCCGGAGAATGA
- the LOC127062891 gene encoding uncharacterized protein LOC127062891 isoform X1 — MDRIKRKKRKKNEKKKVLLSIADPWDDKVASVNPIGLAKRRGVSLSILPSHSQDENFLQDWPIISGSTRTPSPWYKPSAKSYTEIGTQTRSEKDNHSSNFWNSRESRISIEKVGESLENQGETSRRSESIESKARTTRNGGFERLPLSARDDNRLINGKQEISCYDCYDDDDDGGDGDGDGDDVSLGVRVRFEKEKSRNRFFGVRPRHSEYANVNESQCIDHEKSIVEPEFAAIKLQFKEGNDRDVEKENQRSSRNIERSETEIVQRLVESRYNLKTALERRASRTTSCRRDRLSLISREITLVDSTNAKEIDDTTETSSRPDENLIQLTNTFNDSTREDKVLQKTGISAAKIRKTSISMPSKLDEMDDLRIDDRKGTASKFTRAESDSSSVTFSNSCSTPNGSSLGSETEEEANDEELAKIPLQAPPRRKSRAASPSMTQKLGNEPIDLPGGAQSTNSTITSVNSISSLLKEKLQLSIPQALRSSKKRQNADYRLRSFVGILFLCVVFLVGFAHIYYTQHVLQRAYFDKFRFNKNERVMHVYSSTGSEIIAARLGEGIPANTGVFPCLPHHQRQDSVCLEWLQQTRLYLAHTKREDMHCYHVTWQSLSPYYNPKDCFDWSTKRGHWYGAGQIQSMSYPLERGRLDLSPFITGDIRKHPFGNVLKRYFLNSKGATILVDPETPLYVSINANRSTDFCLQAKHDAFAYINHLTPLPQLNYTICATDNMKNLHSSMAEKSLWDGLKPDELHAVHSLLSEPVWQISPTNEAAIYNYTEDVIALGFLRQGHVLLSEEWQPSPGDFVLDEDRFPSMEETINIIHRRGFRIVFSIQPFISTESINFKDAVANRLLISERGSDPRIPALTRYKQSNSAGVLDITNNKTLPWLQAKLESLITKYHVDSFYLDLGTAQDMPHYYKCEQALTNPDHYKTIFTKSILGLIPVIGVSSAISRPRAPVFVSLPPFSSSWKAIKTVIPTVLSYGMIGYPFIMPGAVGGDVALPMSDDNPDNDFEVNLPDKELYVRWLQLSTFLPVIRFTHLPSKYSDDSVLEIAKRLTTLRQKTVTPLLKKYANETLDTGLPIIRPLWMLDPADPACHVVVDEFSVGEELIVAPVLYSGSRQREVYLPAGVWRDGIDGSLRKGSRWIHNYRVAEDKVAYFVKMPDNTRF; from the exons ATGGATcggattaaacgaaaaaagcgaaagaagaatgaaaaaaag AAAGTGCTGCTCTCCATCGCAGATCCATGGGACGACAAAGTAGCCAGTGTCAATCCGATCGGACTAGCCAAAAGACGAggtgtctctctttcgatattaCCCTCTCATTCTCaggatgaaaattttcttcaagaTTGGCCGATCATAAGTGGGTCAACGAGAACACCTTCACCTTGGTACAAACCATCTGCTAAATCTTACACCGAAATTGGTACGCAAACACGAAGCGAGAAAGATAATCACTCTTCAAATTTTTGGAATTCTCGTGAGAG TAGGATATCGATCGAGAAGGTAGGAGAATCTTTAGAAAATCAAGGTGAGACATCGAGAAGATCGGAATCGATCGAAAGCAAGGCACGAACTACGAGAAATGGTGGGTTCGAGCGTTTGCCGTTGAGCGCTCGGGACGACAATAGATTAATCAACGGGAAGCAGGAAATTAGCTGCTATGACTGttatgacgacgacgacgacggtggtgatggtgatggcgaTGGTGACGACGTTTCGTTGGGAGTGCGAGTGcgtttcgagaaagagaaatcgcgAAATCGTTTCTTTGGAGTGCGACCTCGTCATTCGGAGTACGCGAATGTTAACGAATCACAGTGTATAGATcatgaaaaatcgatcgttgaGCCAGAATTTGCTGcgataaaattacaatttaaagaaggaaacgatcgggatgtagaaaaagaaaatcaaagatcATCTAGGAACATCGAACGAAGCGAAACGGAGATCGTTCAACGTTTGGTTGAATCAAG atacaATTTAAAAACTGCTCTGGAAAGACGAGCGAGTAGAACAACGTCATGTCGTCGAGATCGGTTGTCCTTGATTTCCAGAGAAATCACTCTCGTAG ATAGTACGAACGCAAAGGAAATCGATGATACAACGGAGACGAGTTCCAGACCGGATGAAAATCTTATACAATTAACGAACACATTTAACGATTCTACGAGAGAAGATAAAGTTTTGCAAAAAACGGGAATATCCGCGGCGAAGATTAGAAAAACGAGTATCTCGATGCCGAGTAAATTGGACGAGATGGATGATCTTCGTATAGACGATCGAAAg GGTACTGCATCAAAATTTACAAGAGCCGAGAGTGACAGTAGCAGTGTGACTTTCAGTAACAGTTGTTCGACACCAAACGGAAGTTCCCTCGGTTCTGAAACGGAAGAGGAAGCCAATGACGAGGAATTGGCAAA AATACCATTGCAAGCACCTCcaagaagaaagagtagaGCTGCATCACCATCTATGACACAAAAACTTGGTAACGAACCCATAGATCTCCCAGGTGGAGCACAAAGTACCAATTCGACGATTACCAGTGTCAATAGTATAAGCAGCTTGCTCAAAGAAAAACTTCAATTGTCAATTCCACAAGCTTTACGCAGTAGTAAAAAACGACAAAATGCGGACTACAG ACTCCGATCGTTCGttggaatattatttctctGTGTGGTCTTCCTCGTGGGATTTGCCCACATTTATTATACGCAACATGTTCTACAAAGAGCATACTTTGACAAGTTCAG ATTCAATAAGAACGAACGAGTGATGCACGTGTACAGTAGTACCGGTTCAGAAATTATTGCTGCTCGATTGGGAGAAGGTATACCAGCTAATACTGGAGTCTTTCCTTGTTTACCGCATCATCAACGACAAGATTCGGTCTGTCTTGAATGGCTACAACAAACCCGTCTTTATTTGGCTCATACGAAACGCGAGGACATGCATTGTTATCATGTTACCTGGCAGAGTTTGAGTCCTTATTATAATCCAAAAGATTGTTTTGATTGGTCGACGAAAAGAGGACATTGGTATGGTGCAGGACAGATTCAAAGTATGTCGTATCCTTTGGAACGTGGCCGATTAGATCTGAGCCCTTTCATAACCGGTGATATCAGGAAACATCCTTTCGGTAACGTTTTGAAGAGATACTTTCTCAATTCAAAAGGAGCCACCATTTTAGTAGATCCAGAAACGCCTCTTTATGTTTCCATCAATGCCAATCGCAGTACTGACTTTTGTCTCCAGGCTAAGCACGACGCTTTTGCCTATATCAATCACCTAACGCCATTGCCACAATTAAATTATACCATTTGTGCTACCGACAACATGAAGAACCTTCACTCATCCATGGCAGAGAAGTCTTTATGGGATGGATTAAAACCAGACGAGTTACATGCcgttcattctcttctttccgaACCAGTCTGGCAGATTTCACCGACCAACGAAGCTGCGATTTACAATTATACCGAAGACGTCATAGCTTTGGGCTTTTTACGTCAAGGTCATGTATTACTGAGCGAAGAATGGCAACCAAGTCCAGGTGACTTCGTCTTAGACGAAGATCGTTTTCCATCGATGGAAGAAACTATTAATATCATTCATCGGCGTGGTTTCAGAATAGTTTTTAGTATTCAACCATTTATATCTACGGAATCGATAAACTTCAAGGATGCTGTGGCTAACAGGCTCTTGATTTCGGAAAGAGGTAGCGATCCAAGGATTCCAGCTTTGACCAG atacaAGCAGAGCAACAGCGCCGGTGTTTTGGATATTACCAATAACAAAACTTTACCATGGCTTCAAGCGAAATTGGAAAGTTTAATTACAAAGTACCATGTTGATTCCTTCTATCTTGATTTAGGCACCGCACAAGACATGCCGCATTATTACAAATGCGAGCAAGCCTTGACGAATCCTGATCattataaaacgattttcACCAAATCGATTTTAGGCTTAATACCAGTGATCGGTGTCTCTAGTGCTATCTCTAGACCTAGGGCACCTGTCTTCGTATCTCTACcacctttctcttcctcttggAAAGCTATCAAAACTGTAATACCAACTGTTCTAAGTTATGGAATGATTGGTTATCCATTTATAATGCCAGGTGCTGTAGGTGGTGATGTGGCTTTACCTATGTCTGATGATAATCCTGACAACGATTTTGAGGTCAATCTCCCAGACAAAGAACTATATGTTAGGTGGCTCCAATTGTCTACCTTCTTACCTGTCATACGTTTCACTCATTTACCTAGCAAATATTCTGATGATTCGGTTTTAGAAATAGCGAAGAGGTTAACGACCTTGCGACAAAAAACGGTAACGccgttattaaagaaatatgcgAATGAAACCTTAGATACAGGCTTGCCCATCATTAGACCTCTTTGGATGTTAGATCCAGCTGATCCAGCTTGTCACGTAGTCGTTGATGAATTTTCTGTAGGTGAAGAATTGATTGTAGCACCTGTACTCTATTCGGGTAGCAGACAGAGAGAAGTGTATCTACCTGCTGGTGTTTGGAGAGATGGTATAGATGGTAGTCTTAGAAAGGGATCCAGATGGATCCATAATTATAGAGTAGCTGAAGATAAAGTGGCCTATTTCGTTAAGATGCCGGATAATACCAGGTTTTAA
- the LOC127062891 gene encoding uncharacterized protein LOC127062891 isoform X2 has product MDRIKRKKRKKNEKKKVLLSIADPWDDKVASVNPIGLAKRRGVSLSILPSHSQDENFLQDWPIISGSTRTPSPWYKPSAKSYTEIGTQTRSEKDNHSSNFWNSRERISIEKVGESLENQGETSRRSESIESKARTTRNGGFERLPLSARDDNRLINGKQEISCYDCYDDDDDGGDGDGDGDDVSLGVRVRFEKEKSRNRFFGVRPRHSEYANVNESQCIDHEKSIVEPEFAAIKLQFKEGNDRDVEKENQRSSRNIERSETEIVQRLVESRYNLKTALERRASRTTSCRRDRLSLISREITLVDSTNAKEIDDTTETSSRPDENLIQLTNTFNDSTREDKVLQKTGISAAKIRKTSISMPSKLDEMDDLRIDDRKGTASKFTRAESDSSSVTFSNSCSTPNGSSLGSETEEEANDEELAKIPLQAPPRRKSRAASPSMTQKLGNEPIDLPGGAQSTNSTITSVNSISSLLKEKLQLSIPQALRSSKKRQNADYRLRSFVGILFLCVVFLVGFAHIYYTQHVLQRAYFDKFRFNKNERVMHVYSSTGSEIIAARLGEGIPANTGVFPCLPHHQRQDSVCLEWLQQTRLYLAHTKREDMHCYHVTWQSLSPYYNPKDCFDWSTKRGHWYGAGQIQSMSYPLERGRLDLSPFITGDIRKHPFGNVLKRYFLNSKGATILVDPETPLYVSINANRSTDFCLQAKHDAFAYINHLTPLPQLNYTICATDNMKNLHSSMAEKSLWDGLKPDELHAVHSLLSEPVWQISPTNEAAIYNYTEDVIALGFLRQGHVLLSEEWQPSPGDFVLDEDRFPSMEETINIIHRRGFRIVFSIQPFISTESINFKDAVANRLLISERGSDPRIPALTRYKQSNSAGVLDITNNKTLPWLQAKLESLITKYHVDSFYLDLGTAQDMPHYYKCEQALTNPDHYKTIFTKSILGLIPVIGVSSAISRPRAPVFVSLPPFSSSWKAIKTVIPTVLSYGMIGYPFIMPGAVGGDVALPMSDDNPDNDFEVNLPDKELYVRWLQLSTFLPVIRFTHLPSKYSDDSVLEIAKRLTTLRQKTVTPLLKKYANETLDTGLPIIRPLWMLDPADPACHVVVDEFSVGEELIVAPVLYSGSRQREVYLPAGVWRDGIDGSLRKGSRWIHNYRVAEDKVAYFVKMPDNTRF; this is encoded by the exons ATGGATcggattaaacgaaaaaagcgaaagaagaatgaaaaaaag AAAGTGCTGCTCTCCATCGCAGATCCATGGGACGACAAAGTAGCCAGTGTCAATCCGATCGGACTAGCCAAAAGACGAggtgtctctctttcgatattaCCCTCTCATTCTCaggatgaaaattttcttcaagaTTGGCCGATCATAAGTGGGTCAACGAGAACACCTTCACCTTGGTACAAACCATCTGCTAAATCTTACACCGAAATTGGTACGCAAACACGAAGCGAGAAAGATAATCACTCTTCAAATTTTTGGAATTCTCGTGAGAG GATATCGATCGAGAAGGTAGGAGAATCTTTAGAAAATCAAGGTGAGACATCGAGAAGATCGGAATCGATCGAAAGCAAGGCACGAACTACGAGAAATGGTGGGTTCGAGCGTTTGCCGTTGAGCGCTCGGGACGACAATAGATTAATCAACGGGAAGCAGGAAATTAGCTGCTATGACTGttatgacgacgacgacgacggtggtgatggtgatggcgaTGGTGACGACGTTTCGTTGGGAGTGCGAGTGcgtttcgagaaagagaaatcgcgAAATCGTTTCTTTGGAGTGCGACCTCGTCATTCGGAGTACGCGAATGTTAACGAATCACAGTGTATAGATcatgaaaaatcgatcgttgaGCCAGAATTTGCTGcgataaaattacaatttaaagaaggaaacgatcgggatgtagaaaaagaaaatcaaagatcATCTAGGAACATCGAACGAAGCGAAACGGAGATCGTTCAACGTTTGGTTGAATCAAG atacaATTTAAAAACTGCTCTGGAAAGACGAGCGAGTAGAACAACGTCATGTCGTCGAGATCGGTTGTCCTTGATTTCCAGAGAAATCACTCTCGTAG ATAGTACGAACGCAAAGGAAATCGATGATACAACGGAGACGAGTTCCAGACCGGATGAAAATCTTATACAATTAACGAACACATTTAACGATTCTACGAGAGAAGATAAAGTTTTGCAAAAAACGGGAATATCCGCGGCGAAGATTAGAAAAACGAGTATCTCGATGCCGAGTAAATTGGACGAGATGGATGATCTTCGTATAGACGATCGAAAg GGTACTGCATCAAAATTTACAAGAGCCGAGAGTGACAGTAGCAGTGTGACTTTCAGTAACAGTTGTTCGACACCAAACGGAAGTTCCCTCGGTTCTGAAACGGAAGAGGAAGCCAATGACGAGGAATTGGCAAA AATACCATTGCAAGCACCTCcaagaagaaagagtagaGCTGCATCACCATCTATGACACAAAAACTTGGTAACGAACCCATAGATCTCCCAGGTGGAGCACAAAGTACCAATTCGACGATTACCAGTGTCAATAGTATAAGCAGCTTGCTCAAAGAAAAACTTCAATTGTCAATTCCACAAGCTTTACGCAGTAGTAAAAAACGACAAAATGCGGACTACAG ACTCCGATCGTTCGttggaatattatttctctGTGTGGTCTTCCTCGTGGGATTTGCCCACATTTATTATACGCAACATGTTCTACAAAGAGCATACTTTGACAAGTTCAG ATTCAATAAGAACGAACGAGTGATGCACGTGTACAGTAGTACCGGTTCAGAAATTATTGCTGCTCGATTGGGAGAAGGTATACCAGCTAATACTGGAGTCTTTCCTTGTTTACCGCATCATCAACGACAAGATTCGGTCTGTCTTGAATGGCTACAACAAACCCGTCTTTATTTGGCTCATACGAAACGCGAGGACATGCATTGTTATCATGTTACCTGGCAGAGTTTGAGTCCTTATTATAATCCAAAAGATTGTTTTGATTGGTCGACGAAAAGAGGACATTGGTATGGTGCAGGACAGATTCAAAGTATGTCGTATCCTTTGGAACGTGGCCGATTAGATCTGAGCCCTTTCATAACCGGTGATATCAGGAAACATCCTTTCGGTAACGTTTTGAAGAGATACTTTCTCAATTCAAAAGGAGCCACCATTTTAGTAGATCCAGAAACGCCTCTTTATGTTTCCATCAATGCCAATCGCAGTACTGACTTTTGTCTCCAGGCTAAGCACGACGCTTTTGCCTATATCAATCACCTAACGCCATTGCCACAATTAAATTATACCATTTGTGCTACCGACAACATGAAGAACCTTCACTCATCCATGGCAGAGAAGTCTTTATGGGATGGATTAAAACCAGACGAGTTACATGCcgttcattctcttctttccgaACCAGTCTGGCAGATTTCACCGACCAACGAAGCTGCGATTTACAATTATACCGAAGACGTCATAGCTTTGGGCTTTTTACGTCAAGGTCATGTATTACTGAGCGAAGAATGGCAACCAAGTCCAGGTGACTTCGTCTTAGACGAAGATCGTTTTCCATCGATGGAAGAAACTATTAATATCATTCATCGGCGTGGTTTCAGAATAGTTTTTAGTATTCAACCATTTATATCTACGGAATCGATAAACTTCAAGGATGCTGTGGCTAACAGGCTCTTGATTTCGGAAAGAGGTAGCGATCCAAGGATTCCAGCTTTGACCAG atacaAGCAGAGCAACAGCGCCGGTGTTTTGGATATTACCAATAACAAAACTTTACCATGGCTTCAAGCGAAATTGGAAAGTTTAATTACAAAGTACCATGTTGATTCCTTCTATCTTGATTTAGGCACCGCACAAGACATGCCGCATTATTACAAATGCGAGCAAGCCTTGACGAATCCTGATCattataaaacgattttcACCAAATCGATTTTAGGCTTAATACCAGTGATCGGTGTCTCTAGTGCTATCTCTAGACCTAGGGCACCTGTCTTCGTATCTCTACcacctttctcttcctcttggAAAGCTATCAAAACTGTAATACCAACTGTTCTAAGTTATGGAATGATTGGTTATCCATTTATAATGCCAGGTGCTGTAGGTGGTGATGTGGCTTTACCTATGTCTGATGATAATCCTGACAACGATTTTGAGGTCAATCTCCCAGACAAAGAACTATATGTTAGGTGGCTCCAATTGTCTACCTTCTTACCTGTCATACGTTTCACTCATTTACCTAGCAAATATTCTGATGATTCGGTTTTAGAAATAGCGAAGAGGTTAACGACCTTGCGACAAAAAACGGTAACGccgttattaaagaaatatgcgAATGAAACCTTAGATACAGGCTTGCCCATCATTAGACCTCTTTGGATGTTAGATCCAGCTGATCCAGCTTGTCACGTAGTCGTTGATGAATTTTCTGTAGGTGAAGAATTGATTGTAGCACCTGTACTCTATTCGGGTAGCAGACAGAGAGAAGTGTATCTACCTGCTGGTGTTTGGAGAGATGGTATAGATGGTAGTCTTAGAAAGGGATCCAGATGGATCCATAATTATAGAGTAGCTGAAGATAAAGTGGCCTATTTCGTTAAGATGCCGGATAATACCAGGTTTTAA
- the LOC127062940 gene encoding nucleoside diphosphate kinase homolog 5-like, translating into MCDCSAKKNDKKEIPKTVTLFEKCRKPYRAGKNIELYSTNDGLNDKKQEIQFLQKESYDAVCCNSLQQLSLSECSSDSTRLYKFVSPRTIKYYGDEEEEEKPLPFIYKPCMTLPDEVEKEPDIEHTLAIIKPESMIYRRQIEQRIYEEGFEICQTRWLQLTPEQASDFYSDHYGQAWFAHLIAYISSTPIIVFVLAKHHAIHDWRFIMGPMKIAEARLYFPDSLRAKYGIRGEDFKNAVHGSSTRENAEKEIHFFFPETVIEPLLVGQSLIEYLWETINPILTEGLTLCCKLKPADPLLWLAHWLILNNPNKPRLPEDLALIPT; encoded by the exons atgtgcGACTGTTCagcaaagaaaaacgataagaaGGAAATACCAAAAACGGTGACTCTTTtcgaaaaatgtcgaaaacCTTACAGAGCaggaaaaaatatcgaactaTATAGTACAAATGATGGCttgaacgataaaaaacaagaaattcaatttctaCAAAAAGAATCATACGATGCAGTCTGCTGCAATTCGTTGCAACAGCTTTCATTGTCCGAGTGTTCCAGCGATTCAACTAGATTG TACAAATTCGTGAGTCCACGAACTATCAAATATTAtggagacgaagaagaagaagaaaaaccatTACCGTTCATTTACAAGCCATGTATGACGTTACCAGATGAAGTTGAGAAAGAACCAGATATCGAACACACTCTAGCGATCATTAAACCAGAATCAATGATTTACAGAAGACAAATCGAGCAACGAATATACGAGGAAGGTTTTGAAATATGTCAAACGCGTTGGTTACAATTAACACCCGAGCAAGCGTCTGATTTTTATTCAGATCATTACGGACAAGCCTGGTTTGCTCATCTCATTGCTTACATATCTTCTACTCCAATCATAGTATTCGTGCTAGCCAAGCATCATGCTATTCACGATTGGAGATTTATTATGGGTCCCATGAAA ATCGCAGAAGCTCGATTATATTTTCCCGACAGCCTAAGAGCAAAATATGGTATAAGAGGTGAAGATTTTAAAAACGCAGTACATGGAAGCTCGACTCGCGAAAACgctgagaaagaaatacattttttctttcccgaaA CTGTGATCGAACCTTTGCTGGTAGGCCAGTCACTCATTGAATATTTGTGGGAAACGATTAACCCAATTCTGACGGAAGGTCTAACTCTG TGCTGCAAATTGAAACCAGCCGATCCCTTATTATGGCTCGCTCATTGGCTCATATTAAACAATCCTAACAAGCCACGATTACCCGAAGACTTAGCATTGATTCCAACATAA